TATTAGGAATTTCAAGGTGTACGCAGCGATGTGTGGTGCGCACAATCCTTTCATGGTGCTCTTTGAAGGAAGGCTCAAAGCCCTTTTTCATCACACCCTCTTTCCATTTCTCAAACTCTGACACCGTCTTCAAGATTGTGGTTCCATGACCACTCAACAACACATATGACCCTTTGCATAGTACAGCCCATCCAGTTTCATTCTTGTAAGAAAGCATCCTTTGCACTTCTTGAGTCACTGCATCAACTGTGTTGTTAGCCTTGGTCACAAACAAGCTCTCTATGCCACTCCAAAACCTTCTCAGAAAGTTTCTATCTTCCTTTTCCACACAGAACAACTCTATTTGAATATTTGCCTCCTTTAGGGTGCTATCATTTGCAAAGGTAGTTGCATACTTTGTGAACTGTTGTATCCATTCTTTGTCGCTGCCTCCGTAAATGAGAATGTACTTTTGCTCTCTGATCTGCATCTTAGAAAGTCACACCACAACCTTCTAATTAAGCTCTTATGCAATACCAATGCTTGAGATAACAATAAAAGGCAAAATATTCAAACTCGATTGCTCAAAAAACTATTTGCAAATCCATTTGTGAAACTTACTTACCCAGGTGCTTATGTGAGGGTGAGAATCCCCTACCACTGAACCAATCCAGTGAATTTCTCTATCAATTCTCTCTTGATCAGCAATAGTAAAGGGAAAGGCCTTCATTCCATAAACATGAATAAGATGGAAAGCGTTTGCATGTTGTACTTTTCCTTGAGGATTCAACACCACAACCATAGGCTTCTTTTTGAAGTGCCATTCCTCCTTAATGTACTTGTACCCTGCTATTGGGCCAAAGTGCTGCACCACGCACCACGGCATCTTGCTTTTCAAAACCTCAAATCTCTTGTGTAGCTTTTCGGTCCATTCCTCCACAATGGGAATCCACACAATCTTATATTGATcattagttttaatatattcataGACTGGTCGTAGTACTGTAATCTCTTCATCCGTGATGTCTAGAGTGGATATCAACAGGAACACATTCTTCTTCTTCAGCTCAGTGATCTCAACCTGCCCAAACAAACAATCAATCAAATCAATAACGAAGGCTACTAAATGGACATCGTGTGGACAAATGATTTTGCACagcattaaatttattttagatgtattgtcaaataatttttttacacatAATTTAGGTTATGTTTGTACTACATTTTGTCCAAGGATTGATTTACTTTTCTAACAAGGGTCATATGCTACAGATTATatgtctgttttttttttttttatcagcaattatATGTCTGTATCTATACTTACTTTATGGAAGATCGTGTTCTCTTTTTGCATTTTGATTGAATAGTCCCAGAACGAAAAATCGAGAATGATGAGTTGAACAGTTTCACACAAGTGATGTTACACACATACACGTGTGTGTATTCAGGGtttaattatacatttttatacCATAAATTACGTAACCTTGAgagtaaaatatttaattttcctACTCTCTAAAATTAAGAGAATTCTTTATTTCATTGTTTAGAATCTTTATGATAATCTCCACATAAGGCATAATCCAtctttgttaattgtttttgtaAGTTGAAAAATTCAATTAGTTCAACGTAAAATTGATTGAGTTGCTAAACACATGCTATTTTAGATCATAATTTCTCCTCAGTAAATATTTTCAatgcttctttttcttttccgtGAATGTATATTTTCCACACAGCCAAAGAAAATTCTCCTACCTATCTAAATCAATTTCCTTTTCCTTTATTTCTATTAGAAAAAACGCCCTAATTACACTTGGcataattatgttatatatgttattttattgaGTTAAAGTTTCAATACTTATACTATATTAGTTTATGTTATTAATCGGCATGTATTTTGTTTGAGTAGAAGTTGAAagattaatttttgtttttaaataaaagtttaactGATACTGTTGTACAGATCGTGGAAAGTTAGCCCATATAATTATGTTGAAGATTTGTAGGTAGTGGAATGTTCAtgtaaaaagaaatattttaagagTAATTTAAAAGAATACACTGACGAAGGTAGTTTTTTTACCCaataattcaataaatattaatattttaatagaaatttataattttgttaaatttgaaaaaaaaaatctaacctTTTATGTTTTTCGGATATTTTCactaaaagatttttttttttttcacttttttcgattgcaaatattaatatttaatatttgttgTAGTTATATTTTGGTATTGTAAAAATATCATAACTTTATTATAGATATTTGATCTTCATCATTTCCATCTATTACCTTCTATCTTAATCTCTAAATtaaatcttaatattttaaacctttaagtaatttaatttctttattataaattttaattatcatatataataatttttgcaGTTATTAAATGATTGCCCAGACTTTGTAGAAATTTGGTTGAGAGTGTGACAAACCGTGGTCTTAGTGGCACCATCAAACAGTAGCTGTGGGGCATCCTTCGAAAAAACAAGAAACTTAAAGACCTCCATTATTTCAGTAGGCGTCTGAAAAAATTTCCTGAGCCTGTGATGATACTCTGCCTCCTCTGAAATGAAAACACAAATAATCTGCTTAACATTTTAGCCACTTCAGGTCTTTTCTGTTCACTTTTAGTTTTAATGCAAAATTCAATTCGTCAAGTTAATTGCTTGTCATAAAAGATAAACGGTTATCCAGTTAAGTTACCGACCTATCTGTTGTCTGCAAAGCATGATTTGCTTCCGAAGTTTGCTAAGTATGATGTTGATCTTTTGACCATAGTGGGACAGATCTTGCTTGTTCCCTCTGAAATCAAGCAATTATGGGATCATTAAACAGgttaaaaaatgtgtttaatATTAACTTCTACTCATAAAACGACGAAGAACATATTTGCATGGGAAACTGGGATATATATTTACGTAAAGGACCAAGATAAAAATGGAAAGTTACTTACGATTCGGTAGTGAGGTAATCAATCTGAGTCTCAATAGTCACAATGGTGATGATGGCCCAGTAGACATCAACAGGAATTTGTTCTATTGCGGGCAACAAAGCAGGCACATCCTTTGTGTCGAACGTTGTAAGTTTCTCCAACTCAAAGATCAGCTCAATCACTAGCAACGTTGTTTTGACCAGATTGTTGAGCTCAATGATGGCTTGGCGATGCTTTTGCAGTGCTGCAGGTCTTGTGAGCACTGGGACTCGCTTCAGAAAAGCCACAGATTTTGCAATAGGGTCTGTTGGTTGGTGCTGAGCTAGCAACCAGAACTCCCCATATTCCATTGCAAAAGCTGCCAGTGTCAGCACCGCTTTTGCATCCCACTCATAGTTTGAAAGCTTCACAAGTATTGTCATTGTAGTTTTGTGAGCAATTTCCTCTCCGGCAGGCTTGCATGTCATCTGTCATCATTCAACATGTTACTTTGCTGAAATATACTAGATACAAAAGAAATTGTCTGATAGATTCAATCACGTCACATGTTGATAATCCTGATTAATCTACACATAATTAAGTATTACTCTTTTTTTACTTGCATTAAGTTGAGTATTTTAATGAATGACCTCGGAAGAAATTTGCCTCAGGGTGCAGAGTGGTGAATTGAAGTTGGCTTGGGGGATCTTGTCTTCTAGCTGCTCCAGGCTTGATTTGGATCCCTGTAAAATTAATCACAATGGCATGGAAATAAGAAGGAAATTGAGAAAAACAAAGACGGAGGAAAATAAGGAAACAGAAATAGAAATATGAAAGATGATTGTATATATGTAAACCTGAACAACGTTGTCAACAATGAGAGTTGAACGCCTAAGGGTGTTCTCAACAAGAATGAAAAGAGAGTCCACATCGAACTTCGTGTGACTGTGGACATGGGTTGAGTAAATTTCCTCCAATATCTGCTCATCGGACATGTTTAACGGGTTCTGCTCACTCTCAGAACTTCGATGAAAGAGAGACTTGAGTGAATGCTTGGCGGCCATTATGTCACAGCTCTCAAGAATAATAGCAAAGTTTTGAGAGATGGGAAGATTAAAAGAAGAAGAGTTGTGTTGATGATTAACCAGACTCCTACTATTTATAAAGTGAAGACGTCATTAACTTTTGTGGCTAGTCTTTGTCAATTATTAGGGAGTTAACTACTAATTTAATCATCATAACTGTATGTGAACTAGGACATTATAGTTCCTAAGATTTACAAATTATTCTCTAAATCTCTAATTTTATAGACGAAACAAATTTGGatgatttaacatataaaaGCATTGGCAATTTTTAGaacaaatattgatattttaaacatatataaaaatatgatttaacAGACGTTCAAGTGTTTTTTCTATGAAAATGATTTgacatttttctttaataaagcATCACTACTTAAGTTTATTTTCATGTGAACTAACTATACAGAACAAAAGTAGAAAAGTTTAactaaataacattatttttgtaaaatcaAACATTAACACAAGAtattctttttttcaaaatattaggAAGGGAGGGTCTATataatcttaataaaaataaaataaagtttatatttaatattctaGTTCCAGAAAAAATGAGACACTATACCGTTGCCTATAGAATTAGAAAaatgtcatataatttttttaaattaaaatttgttagtCACGTGAGTCTTGTTATTAGTTATGAAGACTATCATAATTTTAAGTTATTAAATGTAGAGACTATAACGTTATTGAGCAATTATCTGTTAATATTAAAATGTGAGcgcttttaaaatattttgaagtttaaaggattattatatatatgcattataattttaataattcaaGTGATACTTTATTCTATACAAAAATTGATAGTTTATTCAATCAGAATGACTCATTTGAAGATTTAGTGGATGAATATACGTACTTTATATATGGATATTCGGTAATATAATTGTGTAAGAAAAATATCGGTAATATAATTTGTAAGAAAAATGTCGATAATATAACTTATTCAATGACCTTGAATTTTTGCCTCTTCGAACTAGATTATAGACCCATGCCATTTTATTATGATGGAGCATACATAATGTATGATTATTTAAATAACATTTAGCTTTGTTTTTATAAGTAATATGGTAccagtttttttgtttttgttttaaatattgtttagcATTAAACTATGCACTTTTGCTTTTGATGGCTGATTTAAGGTTTACTCATTAATATCCACCATTCATTGTTTTTCCTTAAAATGTGTTGCATTTGTGTCCCTATTTTGTTAAATGACTAAAATGTTTGTTGCATGGAATGTAAATTTATGTTAATGTCAGTGATGAGTATCATTCtattatgataaaaaagaaaaaaaaaactacttctCCATGGAAATTTTTTCCAATCAGCATTTGTTCAGATAACAGAATGGTTGTGCTGAACGTTTGTTGATGGTTGGGTCAATCTCTGCCTACGGGTCTTCATGGAATATTTAGCTCTGATTCACCttatcttttgttttttctctctctcctggTATTGGAAAAATAGTTGTTGATCATGCATATTCTGTGTTTTTGTTAGTTAACCTTTATCCCCATGTGTAAAAATAGCTTAAAATTGTGCATGATTCATGttgatgaaagaaagaaaagaaagaagtaCACAATGATGAAAAACATTATGTAGAATTCTTGTCTTATTGGTTAACTATGTGTGGTGTAGCACCTTTTTACCTTTTCTTCCATTCAATCATTTGCCTTTTAGTCATTTTTAGGTTATGTTTAGCTGTCGTATATATCGATCATTCAACACAACGTTGAATATTGGTTCATATTTGATTTGAGCCTTCTTGATGATGATATTGGTTCATCACTGTTTTTCTATATGGGTGAGTGAATTGTTTTATGGTGTGCAAAAATGATTAATGGAAGAGTTGTGTATGTATGAACTTCATTGTGCGCTTACACATGAACTTTAAATATAACACGAGATAGTAACAAATATTTGCTTTCTTAGTGTAACTAATCTTGTAAAActgttttaaaatttgtattcactcatacattataaaaaagttttattattaatgatatttgattttCAACATCCCCTATATTTAGTTTtccatttataatatttttgaagtAATCCGAGTACCAAAAAAACTAAGGTTGTAGCGATTGAtgtttttaagaaatatttgaTAGATTCTAGATTATTAGTTTTGCTAAATTGATTTAGTTTTAAGACCTGCAATGGAATGGTTTTATTGACTTTTGGTCTTTGAAGTTTATATGATGTAAATCCTATTAGGGTGATGTTAGAGATCCAGGTATTTTATGACTTGGCTTAATACTTATCAACTTTTATCTACGGATCtatattacctaccaactattactcaCGAATCTCTATTACTTACGAACTATCAcccacgaatctctattacctaccacctattatcataataattataacataatattaaaaatattaatataatatgaagaattataaaatcataaatcataatattaataatattaataatattaataatatttaataatatataataatatttaatagtatttaataatattaataatattttataatattaataatttttaatatttaataatattaataatagtaatattaataatatttaatattttaataatatataataatattaatagtatttaatataatttaataatattaataatattttataatattaataatatttaatatttaataatatttaatatttaataatagttaataatactaagaatatataataattttaagaatatttaataatattaagaatttataataatattaagaatatttaataatattaaaaatatttaacaatattaataataataatgatattaaatatatgaataatgttattaatttttattttattttattaattatattaatattgataattatacttataagtataataataatcataacatgacaacaaaacttgaCTGGTTTAATGGTTAAAGCTTCTATTGACATTTTTCAAGGGACTTGGCTTCGAGTTTCATCTGTTGCAGTTTAGtattaacattaattataattttcatatcatatataataattgacaaaaataataattaaaattttaaaacgaTACGTAGGTAAATTACCGACGCccacattacatacggatttttttcGTAGGTAATGTTGATTTACCTACGAATTTTGGCTGTTACCTACAGATTTCTTTCGTAGATAAATTGGATTTTTCTTGTGTTTCTAACTCTAATAAGGAgctttttttacatatttatacaaatttattCATCTAACTTCTTTCAATAACATACTCtaaaatatcatatattattaaaaatttgtacTATAGCTTCTCAAGTTGAGTATTTCACTAACTTTTCCATTTTAAGTATCATGTCTTGCAATTTCCTATCAATAGCCTTGGAGGCATTTTGgcaatagaataaaataatttataaaaattaaaataaatacattatcaaattatatgatcaatatgtataatattaatatttttatgtcattttatcattaaaataaatgtatgttgattaaattaattatatttgatatttttacaaatatattCTTCTATTGATTGAgatcataattttaaataaacttattttttatcaaatttattataactttaaaaagcttgaaaactgaaaaatagtataaaaatgaatttttagtttctgttttgatttttaaatttgagtatgttggaaatctcacatcgactagagattagagcatttcatagtatataagtgggtgtaaacctcacctcattgagccggttttatggggttgagttaggcttaaagcccacttcttaacatggtatcagagccatttcgagcctatcctaatGAGTAATTATTGGGTTTAGCAAGCCACCTGCTATCggaccgttatcggaccacccttAACATATATCTCCACGCACGATTTGGTAGCCTCGGCGTGAggagggtgtgttggagatcccacattgactagatattagagcctttcatagtatataagtgggtgcaaacatcacctcattgagccggttttatggggttgagttagacttaaagccCACTTCTTAACCGAGTATATCTTAAGAAAATGAAATTGTATTAAGCACACCTTAactaaatttacattttttttaaattactgaAATGAACTAGCGAGAGAGTATTTTAACTTAATAAGAAATTTTCAATTTGAGTTTAGatataacattttattaaatacttaaaGAAAACCTTCGAGCTGCATACATATACTAGGATGAGACTATTTCAACttaataagaaaatttattatGTTTAGATATGAAAAACTTTATTTTGTATAATAGTAAGTGGTTATTAACTCATATATATcaacattttatataattagtCTACACACAAAATTAATAGATTTatacaataatagaaataatcTTTTCTTGTCACTATCAATGTCATTTTattaacttattattttaaagtaataGAAATAGtcttttaattgattatttttatacataattaaaaaGGTTGAATTAACTTAGAACACACTTTGAACATACTTGTTTTAGCATCCATATAGTATTTgcattatctttttttatttaaatatatattttcttctaATGGTATGAAAACGAAATTATATTTCTCTGCTGGTATTTCATCGATAACCCGATAATACATCTACAAACTTATTTTAACTGTAATTATAATGTATTATGAACACTATTTTTGTCCATCTCTTTTCTttagtataaattttattatttatttaattaacttaGAAAAAATGTTAAATCAGAATTAGATTAATTAGAATCTATAACAAGAAAACTAAAAGTaggaaaaataaagatattCTAGTGCAAAACAGTGCTTTAATGACGGTTAAAAATGTCATATAAAGATGGTTTGAGAATCATCGTTATTTTGGGTGTCATTATCAATTAGTTGTTTATAACGACATTTATAAAATCAGATACGTGTAAAAAAATTGTCATTATTCTTCCAAATaaacaatgattttttttttaacatgtatTTTTGAAGACAGTGTCACTGAAACCAtcgttataaatattttttttaaacaaaaattattattattattattattattattattgtaccgacttggtagtcgggagtaatgacgtggcgtcgagctattatataggcgtgttggatgggacacctggctggcagaagggaaggaagtcggggggctcgtgtagtcgccagttattaagatggcgtgctccgatctccagcatacctaaaccggcggtcaccgggttgaagatgaagtcgccagatgtgaacccaggggaccaagtgattagagatcgccgaaacaaggacatcgccgaagatgaaggcagatagtcacttcccagctggccagaggatgaggtcgggggacagcttacctgaacatacacggtgaagcaagtaaagtagatcatgaaggtggccggcgagaccacagggaaggtgtgtatgaaggcacccgaactcgccacccagaagagatcacgctccaaggcaactatgcactgagttgtgtcatgcataagtaacttagccaaaaccctgaagagtaagaagtggcgcccaagttaAGGAtactccagatgatggcacgtgtacagctggatgcgagccacgtgtccagatgtgtaactgctaggagagagaaagtgcccaggtatataagagtttccaacgaactttgaggtacgcacgcgtttagattacttctttacaactgcgagaacgagagtacgctgagagagaacttttgcacggttccttagagttcttgagtttctcttagtatttggtggttcagtcgctgacttgggcgttggagcgtgatcggccgcagcggcgccgttctgtcttttgcaggttcttgaggcgaatcgcggtgaaggacggaggttaaCATGGCGCataagtcgatccaggtttgacgaggcaaggctccagcgttttgttcaacaggcaggatcatcaggcgcccaccgtggggccgtgtaaaacctattcccatccacaacgtgagttcttggaggtttctgcggtttctgtttggttgtgtgctggtgcaaccattttctaccgttcgtttgagtttttgttcggtgaggtgaggttttttgctgcttacgcgagttttaatcggtgagatctgagttttattgctcgtttggattttcgtggaagaagcgttggtttttggtggagttgcgagtttctgtgaaggcttgctgtgttcttgaggtttttcgaagtttcgcgaagttctgaccgattgaccgctgaatcgatcgtcactggagaaggtgttgttcatcgctctttgtgatttgtcaagttttcatgagaaagatgagaagcaaccgttcaagtccagttgcgcccgttgctgctgaaggcgccatgactatggcgcagatggtggaaatcatgcgttcgctgcaggcgaatgtggaagcctcgcgcatagagcaggcaaaaatgcacgaggacctggtcgcctctcaggccaggaatgaagagctcaacagAGTTACTGAAGAactgcgccaagctcttcaggagcagcgagggcgcccagtcgctgaagaggtcgcgccgtcaacgccgcctcgcgtttttcccatgcctttcgctcaggcgattacagacacacctatccctgcgagtgtggtacctgtgaatgctgtttttaccggcgtggaggatcctgaggcacatctcaccacgttccatacgcagatgatactgtcaggaggatcagacgctgtatactgcaagatgtttgtgagcacactccagggaacgacgctggaatggtttgtgagcctgcctacaggtcacataaccaacttccaacagttttcgaagatcttcgtcgagcagtacatagtgaacaaggcgccgcccagggtgtcttatgatctgttcgacataaggcagtaccaaggagagtccctcagggactacttgaatcgttttggggcgcagatggttcgctcgccggccaaggacgaagagatgctggtctacgccttcaagaagggcgtgctgccgggaccattctgcgaggcgttgatcagggctcaccccgccacatttgctgaggttaggcgacttgcggtggcccacatcgctgatgaaagtgaggtcgccgcgaagaggggaagcgtggctcccgctaggccacgtgcccagaccaggatccagccacagagggtgctggagacagcggcggccaagagggatcagaggactcgccatccttacgatccaaggaagaacaagggcaggggcccagggcgccctcaaccagcacgccgggagtacaatcgcccgccaaagcacaagtttgtcatgggattggcggacctgatcgccattcccaatatatcagctaggctgaaggcacccgagaaggtgggcgacaaggtgctgggaccaaagccagacgcctggtgcgagttccaccagggctttggccacaccgtggactcatgcttggctttaggataccagctcgacgatctggtcaagagtgggttcctaaacgactacttgctggatagaaggacgggaggcgcgtcgagctcccaaccagcaggtggtgaggctcagcagcacgagatgcccacccacggagagatccacaccattgcaggaggtttctcgggtggtggatgcaccgcgtcacagaggaagaagtatgcgaggtctgtgatgacggtggatatgtttgaggaccactcgccagatgtggacattacgttcacaaagcaagatcttcgggacgttgtgcctcatgacaacgaccccatagtcataTCGCtaattacggcgggaaggaaggtccacagggttctggtggaccaaggaagctcggcagacgtgatgttctggccgactttcacgcaattggagctaccccttgaccagctgaggccctatggagggtgtttgtatggtttcgctggcgaccaggtggaggtcagggggtacattgagttgaggactacatttacggatgaggcgggctcgagaacagagaaaatcaagtaccttgtcgtgaacgctccttcagcatacaacattctgttgcgaagacccacgctcaacagaataggcgctataccctCGACCCGgtacatgaaggtgaagctgccatctatggagggggtggtgatcaccatcaaatccgaccagaaagaagcaaagaagtgctatgagaatagcctgaagaacaagaggtccgtgagttacgtgacaaccaccccgcctcccggtgtgaagcccaggccgacgGTAATAGAGGAGACCACCGGAAgcgacgtggtgatggtggatgctgagctgggggaggggaacgccggtctagaggaagaagaggcgaggaatcgccctgaggaagcgagggagctgggaatcgccagggcgggtatcgccagagaaaccaaaccaaaacccgtcgagcagtggctcgaaagggagatcgggggaaagatcttcaagctgggaagatctctggaggctgagctccaggaccagatcgccaaggtgatagagcgacatctggatgcgttcgcatggtccgcttcggacatgcccgggatcgatcccgacttcttgtgccatcatttggcgatggacaaccaggtcagaccggtacgacagagaagaaggaaattcaatgaggagagaaggcaggcgatcagggatgaaacacagaagctcctcgctgcaggccatatcagggaagtctagtaccctgagtggctagctaaTTTCGTGCTGgggaagaagagcaatgggaaatggcgcatgtgcgtcgatttcaccgatctgaacaaggcctgcccaaaggattcgtatcctttgccgatcatagacgccctggttgacagtgctgcagggtgtaagttgctgagtttcctggatgccttctcggggtacaaccagataaagatgcatcccatggatgaagagaagactgccttcatgaccgagagatcgtgctactgctacaaggtgatgccatttgggctgaagaacgcgggggccacgtaccagaggttgatggatcgggtacttgcaccaatgctgggaaggaatgtgcaagcctacgtggatgacatggtcgtgacctcgccagagaagagcaagcacgttgcggacttggaggagttgtttactacgatcgccaagttcaggttaaagctgaatcccgagaagtgcatctttggcgtggaggctgggaagttcttggggttcctcttaactgagagaggaatagaagccgaccctgataagtgtgctgccatcttggcgacgAGGAGCCCGAcaaccgtgaaggaggtgcagcagctcacgggtcggatgaccgccctgtctcgtttcgtgtcggctagcggagagaagggtcatccgtatttccagtgtttaaggcggaataacaaatttgcctggacgaaggagtgtgaagaagccttcatcaagcttaaagagtatctggcgagcccgccgg
The nucleotide sequence above comes from Phaseolus vulgaris cultivar G19833 unplaced genomic scaffold, P. vulgaris v2.0 scaffold_28, whole genome shotgun sequence. Encoded proteins:
- the LOC137817287 gene encoding protein SIEVE ELEMENT OCCLUSION B-like isoform X1 yields the protein MAAKHSLKSLFHRSSESEQNPLNMSDEQILEEIYSTHVHSHTKFDVDSLFILVENTLRRSTLIVDNVVQGSKSSLEQLEDKIPQANFNSPLCTLRQISSEMTCKPAGEEIAHKTTMTILVKLSNYEWDAKAVLTLAAFAMEYGEFWLLAQHQPTDPIAKSVAFLKRVPVLTRPAALQKHRQAIIELNNLVKTTLLVIELIFELEKLTTFDTKDVPALLPAIEQIPVDVYWAIITIVTIETQIDYLTTESGNKQDLSHYGQKINIILSKLRKQIMLCRQQIEEAEYHHRLRKFFQTPTEIMEVFKFLVFSKDAPQLLFDGATKTTVEITELKKKNVFLLISTLDITDEEITVLRPVYEYIKTNDQYKIVWIPIVEEWTEKLHKRFEVLKSKMPWCVVQHFGPIAGYKYIKEEWHFKKKPMVVVLNPQGKVQHANAFHLIHVYGMKAFPFTIADQERIDREIHWIGSVVGDSHPHISTWMQIREQKYILIYGGSDKEWIQQFTKYATTFANDSTLKEANIQIELFCVEKEDRNFLRRFWSGIESLFVTKANNTVDAVTQEVQRMLSYKNETGWAVLCKGSYVLLSGHGTTILKTVSEFEKWKEGVMKKGFEPSFKEHHERIVRTTHRCVHLEIPNIAGKLPETIKCPECGRTMEIFISYKCCHSDSTSIAIH
- the LOC137817287 gene encoding protein SIEVE ELEMENT OCCLUSION B-like isoform X2, translated to MAAKHSLKSLFHRSSESEQNPLNMSDEQILEEIYSTHVHSHTKFDVDSLFILVENTLRRSTLIVDNVVQGSKSSLEQLEDKIPQANFNSPLCTLRQISSEMTCKPAGEEIAHKTTMTILVKLSNYEWDAKAVLTLAAFAMEYGEFWLLAQHQPTDPIAKSVAFLKRVPVLTRPAALQKHRQAIIELNNLVKTTLLVIELIFELEKLTTFDTKDVPALLPAIEQIPVDVYWAIITIVTIETQIDYLTTESGNKQDLSHYGQKINIILSKLRKQIMLCRQQIEEAEYHHRLRKFFQTPTEIMEVFKFLVFSKDAPQLLFDGATKTTVEITELKKKNVFLLISTLDITDEEITVLRPVYEYIKTNDQYKIVWIPIVEEWTEKLHKRFEVLKSKMPWCVVQHFGPIAGYKYIKEEWHFKKKPMVVVLNPQGKVQHANAFHLIHVYGMKAFPFTIADQERIDREIHWIGSVVGDSHPHISTWIREQKYILIYGGSDKEWIQQFTKYATTFANDSTLKEANIQIELFCVEKEDRNFLRRFWSGIESLFVTKANNTVDAVTQEVQRMLSYKNETGWAVLCKGSYVLLSGHGTTILKTVSEFEKWKEGVMKKGFEPSFKEHHERIVRTTHRCVHLEIPNIAGKLPETIKCPECGRTMEIFISYKCCHSDSTSIAIH